GAATGAGGTCAAAAAGCTGAAGTCCGCGATTGGTATATTTTTTTGCAATAGATACAACGAGACGAAGGTTAGCCTTGATAAGCTTGTTTTTGTGATTTTCAAGCATTATGCGTCCGCGTTCGATTTCTTTTTTCATTCCGATGATTTCATCAATGGAATTTTCAAAATCATATTCAAGTTCCCGAAGCTTGCGCTCGATTTTCTGAATTTCAGTATAGTCTGAGCGTATTTCATCTGCAGAAAGTGCCAGTTCCTTCTCAAGCTTTACGCATTCTGAATGAATTGCAAGACGGCGCCCTATGCTTCGCAGTGCTGCTGCATCAGGAATATGAAGTTTCTTCATGCGTCTTTCCTGAATGAGCCTGTTTTCTTCAATTTTTACAGATGCATCAATGAATTTTGAACTGAAACGTTCTATTTCTTCAGTCTGTATGTCAAGTTTCTGAAGGTTAGGCATTATCTTTTCACGGAGTTCAACAAGCTGCGGATCCTTAAAGATATTGAGAGTCTGGTCATTTTCGCTCAGCTGCTTTTTAAGGGCCATGTACTGCTTGATGTCCTGAACTGCAGGCTTAAGGTGTTCGCTGTAGGCTGCCTTAAGGCGGTGTTTTTCTGCCATTTCTTCATTAAGCTCTTTTCTTGCCCGTCCAGGTTCATGCATGTCGATTCTTGTAAATGCTTTATGAGCAATATTATAGAATTCAGGAATCATCATTCCGGAATTCTTGATTACATTCTTGATTATGTTCTGACCTTCTTCCATCTTCTGAGAATGGAAAACTTCCTGTTCTGCAGTGAGAAGGTTTTCTTTACCGATTTCGCGGAGGTAAAGCCTGATTGGATCGTCTATGCTTGAATCTTTGTCGTTTGCAATGAGTCTGTGTCTGTCTTCAGAAGTGTCATCCAGTGCACCTTCTGCATCATCCTCAACATCCTCATCATCTGCTTCTGCATCAAAGTCATCTTCGTCATCAGCAGTTTCTTCCATTACCTGAATGTTGTTGGCCTGAAGAAGCTGAAGGACGCCTTCCATTTCTTTTGAATTTACGAAGTCCTGCGTAAGAATATCTGTAATTTCATCCCATGATATAATCTGTTTGCTGGAAGCATATTCAAGCAGTTTCTGAACTCTAGGATCAAGATTCTGAAGTTCTGCATTCTCTTCGTCTGAATCGTCGATGATGTCATCAACTTTTTCATTTTCCTGAGATACAGCTTTTACTTCTTCGCTTTTCTTTGCTTTTACCGGTGTCTTTTTTTCTGCTTCAGAAGCCTGAGACTTCTCTTTTTTTGCAGTCTTTTTTTCTGTATTATCTGCTTTTTTAGCGGTTTTGGCTTTTTTTTCTGCTGTTTTTGCAGTTTTATCTGCTTTTACTTTTTTTTCTGCAGACTTATCAGCCTCTTTTTTAGACTTTGTTTTTTCAGATGTTTTTTTTACTGTAAGAGCCATTGTTAATCCCTTTTCTTAAGATCTTCCAACCGCGAAGATATTTCCATTCTTCTTGAAATCAGTTCCATAAGCTGAGCTTTGTCTTCCGGAAGCTGGCTTCGTTCTAGCCTGCATATCTGTACCTGAAGCTCATCATTCTGCTTTTTCAGTACATTCCTTTTCAGCAGCTTTATGCTTTCATTGACACTTTGTTCTTTATTAGCGGAGTCTGTCTGCAATGATTTTATTATCAGGTTCTGCAGTTCCGGATTTTCACAATGATTAAGTATGCTGCTTACTGAGAAATTATCGTTTCTGGAACATTCCTCCAAGATAATGAATATTTTCTTTGCCAGAGAATCACTAAGATCATCTACCGTAATTTCGTTGCGCAGTTTTTTGAAAAAGCTTATGTCATCGTCAATCACACTGAGAACGGCTGCTGATTCTGCCGTAACTTTGATTTTCTCTTCCTTTACATTCTGATCTGACGGTAAAGTCTTTTTCATTTTCTGCTCAATCTGACTGCGGTTCAGATAATCGTTTCTGATTGCATCCAGGCTGACTTCGTATGTCCGGCAAAATTGCTCCAGACATGCGTTTTTCTGTATGTCTGTCTGAAGGGCATCTATATATGTAAAGAATTCCATGGCGGCTTTCAGTTTGGCGTCAGGGGAATCCTTTCCATAAGTTGCTGTCAGAACGGACAACAAAAAATCATTGTCCAAAATAGCGGAGTTAACTTCATTTGTCAATACTTCAGGACCGTAGTTTATCATTATTTCTGCAGGATCTTTTCCCCCTGAAAGCTTTATGACTTTTACGGTAAGGTCATGCTGCCGGCACATAATTATTGCTCTTTTCGTTGCTGCAAGACCTGCTCCGTCAGAATCAAATGACAGCATTACACAGCCGTCCCTGACATAGTTTTTTACCAGAGAAATCTGTTCCTCAGTCAAAGCTGTTCCCAAAGGTGCCACTGCATAGGTAAGTCCGCACTGATGATATGCAATGCAGTCCATGTAGCCTTCACAGAATATTACTTTATGATTTTCATGAATTGCCTGTTTTGCAAAATTGAAGGCATAGAGAGTGCTTCCCTTTTTGTATTGAATCAGGTCTGAAGAGTTAAGGTATTTTGGTGATTTTGAAGGATCTCCCCGTAAAAAACGTCCACCCATAGCCACGACTTCGCCGTTTTTGTTAAAAATAGGAAACATGAGCCTGTCATTGAAAAAAGAAATGTCCGGATATCTTTTACTGAAAAGTCCGGAATTTGCCAGAAATTCATCGCTGTAATTTTTTCCTTTCAGAAATTTTTTCAGCCAGGTTCTGTCTGCCGGACTGTATCCCAGCTTGAATTTTTCAAGAGTTTCTTTTGTCAGTCCTCTTGCGGTTATGTATTCGAGGGCAAATTTTCCCGCCTCAGTTTCCATCAGCATGTAGTGAAAGGAATTTGCAACTCTGGTGTACAAGTCCGTATATTCTGCCTTTAATTGAATTGATGGATCTTTTCTATACTCTTCCCTTCCTGTTGATGTGTATTCAACCTGAACTCCGCTTTTTTTTGCCAGAGATTCTACAGCTTCAGAAAAGGAGCAGTTTTCCATTTCCTGAATGAATTTAAAAACTGTACCTTTTGCGTGACATCCGAAGCAGTAGTAGAATTTTTTGTCAGAAGATACACTGAATGAAGGAGTTTTTTCATGGTGAAACGGACAGCATCCCCACCAGTCATTTCCTTTCTGGGTCAGCTGTACGTATTCTCCTATGACGCTGACAATGTCAGTTTTATTTGAAACTTCGTCAATGGATTCCTGCTTTATGAAACCGGCCATTATCTGCTCTTTGAAGTATAATTGATGGTTTCTGCAGCTTTGTGCTGGTCAAAGTTTGAACTGAAAGTATGTGCACCGCGCTCAGGATCAGTAAGTACGAAATAGTAATAGTTTGTTTTTGCAGGATTACATGCTGCATCAAGAGCAACCAGTCCCGGATTTGATATAGGTCCCGGTGTCAGACCTGCCCACATATAGGTATTGTATGGATTATCAATTTTAAGATCATTGTATGTTATGCGCTCAGGATGAGGTTTATTGAGGATTTCAGTTATGATGTATTCAATCGTTGCGCATGAATAAAGTCCGATACCGTTTCTGAGTCTGTTTGTAAATACGCTTGCGATAAGAGGAGCTTCGTCTTTAAGCCTGTATTCCCTTTCGACTATTGAAGCCAGCGTAAGTGTTTTGTGAAGGTTTTCCGGTGTCATTTCTGAAAGTCCGCTGATTTCTTTTATTCTTTCAAAAAAATTGTCCGTCAGTTTCTGTACTGCATCGTAAGCCTTCATCTTTGGTGTAAAGAAATAGGTGTCAGGAAAAAGGTATCCCTCGAGGTTTTCTGCCGGAACAGAATATGCTGCTATAAGTTCAGGATCTGCAAAGGCTGTCATAAAATCCTTTCTTGAGCAGACTCCCTTTTCTTCAAGTATCGTGCCTATTTTTGATGCAGTAAGGCCTTCTGGAATTACGACTGTTATGTAAATCTGAGTTCCGGACTGGAGAAGATTGTAGATTTCTTTCAGCTTCATTGAGCTGGATACCGTATATGTTCCGCTTTTTAATTCAAAAGGATGTTTTCTGTCAAAAATACTGAATCTTGCAGCTATGTAAAGTGCTCTGGAAGATTTTATGAGGCCCTTCTTTTCAAGGAGTGATGCTGCATCCTTTACAGTCATTCCCTCAGGAATATCAATCTGCATGGTAACTGCATTTTCAGTTCCTGAAACCGGTGATACTGCAGATTTCCATATTGCAAGAAGAATAACGATTCCGATTGCAGCTACAGCAATAATCCATAAAAGTGCAGCAAGAATTATATTTGTTTTTCTGTGCGTATTTTTTTGAGATGTTTTGTCTTTCAAAGTTCTATTACCTTTCCTTCCCGGGCGAGATGCAGCTCAGGAATAAAATTCTGTTTGTAATTCTGATAGATTTTACCTGCATTAAGGATAGAGTCAAGTTTTTTATCATCGTAGGTAGGATCATGATGAAACATGTACAGTTGTTTTATGTTCCAGAGTTCTGCAAAATCAATTGCGTAACTGAAACTAGAATGTCCCCAGTTTTCTTTCTGTATGGCTTCAGGATTCGTGTACTGACAGTCAAATATGATTATGTCTGCATCCTTAAAAAATTCATTGCGTTTTTGTGTTCTGTCAAAATCACTGTTCTGAAGTTCAACATCCGTTGAGTATATTAATTTTTTCCCGTCTTCCTCGAAGGAAAATGAAAAGGAGTCACCGGGATGAGTCATTTTGTGGGCTTCTATTTTAACACCTTCAATTTCGTATTTTTTTTCTTCCTCAAGATAATTGAAGTGTATGTGGTCTTTTATATTGTCCCATTTTGCATTAGGTGGAAAATAAGGGGTGGTATTCTGGCCTGCCATAAATTTTTCTGCATCTTTAAAACAGGAATAAATTTCAAGTTTAGCATTGTGGTCATAAATTTTATCAAAAAAAGGAAATCCCTGTATGTGATCCCAGTGATAGTGTGAAAGGAAAAGATGATAAGTGTTGTTTTTTGTTGCCGGAAGTTCTTTTCCCAGCAGCCTGATGCCGGTACCGCTGTCCATTATAAACTCAGTACCGTTTTTTGATCTGACCTCTACGCAGGGAGTATTTCCACCTGTAGTTCCGAATAACCATTTTGGCAGATTGGATAGAAATTTCGTTTTTGTATCTTCATTTTCAATATCCTGTGGAGTCAGACGTTCAAGAACTGCGGAAATTTTTGCCTGAATCTGATCCGGTGTGACGGGAGCAGGAAGTGAACCTCTTACTCCGAAGAATTTTATATACAACTATCCCTCCGAAAATCCTCTAAATTATAATACATTGTATTTAAAAAAACTAGAGTTTTCAAAGATTTTACTGTTACAGAAAGTTGAAAATTTTTAATAATTTGAAAAAAAAGGAGAATAAAAAAAGTGCCAGCTCTTTAGAACTGACACTTGCTGGGGAGTGAAGGATTCGAACCTACGAAGGCGGAGCCAGCAGATTTACAGTCTGTCCCCTTTGACCACTCGGGAAACTCCCCTGACTCCTGTTTAAGGAGATAAGCCGCCAGTAGGATTCGGACCCACGACCCCGAGATTACAAATCACGTGCTCTACCAACTGAGCTATAGCGGCTTGTTTTTTTTTGTTGCTTACCGTCGCGCGGTAAGTGATTGAGATATTACAGGAAACACATAATTGTGTCAACAGGATTTTAAAAAAAAATCAAAAAAAATTAAAATTCTGTTTTTTTATTTTTTTTCATCGCCTGCAAGTTCTGTGTAAAGCGGCAGGTAATATTTTTCAGCTACATTTTTCCAGGAGTAGTTTTCCTTAACATATTTTGCGGCATAGGCAATCATAGACGTAAAAATATTCGTTTCCGGAATTGCCCGTATTTTTATCAGGGAATAGAGAACTTCTGAAAGTTTTTCTGCAGTATTCGGGCTGTAAAGAAAACCTGTTTCTTCATCAAGTATTTTTTTTAAGCCGCCAGTGGCATTTGCAACAGGAATCGTTCCGAAAAGCTGAGCTATAAAGTCTTCCAGACCGCAGGGTTCAAAATAGCTCGGATGAAGTGAAAAATCTGCGGAAGCGACACTGAGTCTTGCCATCTGCTTTGTATAGCCTTTTATGTACACTGCCCTTCCCGGATAATCTTTTGCAATTGCTGCAAACTGCATTTCCAGTTCAGGGAAGCCCTGCCCTGCAAAAATAAAACGGACGTTAAGTTTTTTATCCAGTATCAGTCTTGCGGCTTTTGAAGCAACGTCAATTCCCTTCTGATGAGCAATTCTTCCGTGATATGTTATGCAGACTGTAGAGTCATCCGGTTCATCAAGATATCCGTATTGAATCAGAGTTTCATTTTCAGCATGTTTTTTTGCATTCTTTGCTGCGTAATTTTCAAAAAAGTATTTTCTGCAAAGATACTTTCCCTTAAGGTCATGCCGCTCCGGACAGAATGTGTAAGGTAAAAGGGAAACTTCCGGATTTCCGGTATCATATTTTTCTGCATCAATTCCGTTTATTATTCCCTTTACTTTAATTTTTTTTGCTTTAAGTGCTTCTGAAAGACCGTCCGTATCTGTATCACCGGAATTTATTTCATCCGCATACCAAGGAGAAACTGCAGTAAGGGTGGAGGTTCCTGCAGCCAGGAGGAATGGTTCTATCCGTTTTCCGGACATTCCGCAGGAAAGAATTTTTTCACTAAGCCCGGTAAGGAATTCTGCTTCCCTGATATCCTTAAAATTATGATGGTAGCCCGGTCCTGCATTATGTATTGTAACAATGCATTTTGTATTTCCGTAGTATTTTTTGTCTTCAGCAGACTGTCCCTGTGCCTGTTTTACAAATACCGGAACGAGGGCTGCCGTTGCGTCATGACAGTGTATTATGTCAGGGGAATCTGTAATTATTCTACGTGCTGCGAGGACAATACCCTTTTGAAAGAGAACGTTGAGTTTCAGTACGTCTTCATGTCCTTCTCCCTTTGAATGTCGGGGATTTTCAATCTGTTCCTGTTCTGTATAGGTATAAACACCCTGTTTTTCTGCAAAAGCCGGGTGATGAAGAAAAACAATATGTACTCCGTTTATGATACCTTCCGAAAACCTGACGGATTCTTTTTTTCCTGCAACGGTAAAGGAGACTTCTTCCCTGCAGTCATGGAGATTTTTTACTGATGAAGTATCTGTACATGCGTAGTACGGTATGAAAACCGTAACATCACAGCCGGACTTCAATAAAGTTTCTGACAGAGAACATACGACATTTTTTACGCCACCGGCTTCGGCTATTCCTGCATATTCTCTTGAAACAACAAAAACATTCATCCGGTGTACTCCCGTCAGGACTGTGCAAAATCAGGCCTCAGTGCCTGTGCTCCGTTTATATATACAGGTTTTACCTTTGTGCCTTCAGGCAGGTATGCGGTAATCATTACACGTATTACTTTCGGAAGCATGCCCTTTATTGAAGCTTCCTGAGCCGTAAAAAGAGGTACTGATGAAGTGTCCGTTCCCGTATCAGCACGTCTGAGAGCTGTTGCTGCATTAAGGGCATCAAGATCAGCCGTCATTGAAAAAATAATGTTTACGATGTCATCTCCTGAAATACTGTTTTCCCTGAATAGTTTCGAGCACATTTCCCGTACGGCATCTGTTATTGATTCTGCCGTATTCTCTGCACAGGATGCACCCCGTATACTGTATAGTCGTTTCTGCATTTTTTACTCCGAGGATTATTTTATGTCACTCAGGACTTTCATTACCTGTGAAATATCTGAACTTTTTGATATTTCTGCAAGGGACGGGTATTTTTCCATAAGTCCTGCAAATTTTTCAAGCCTGTCAAGAATCCTGCTGTCATCCAGAATATCCTGAGCATGTTCCTGGGCTTTCAGTTTAAGAATGCCGTCAAGTTCCGACACAAAAGTAAAGTAGCTGTCTTTCAGCCTGCGGTAAAGTTCAACGTCAGGAATGCGGGAAGAAGCAATTTTTATTGAATTGATGTTTATGTTTTTAAAATCTTCCGATGCTGATTCTTTAAGTGAAAGAAGTTTTTCTTCGTTCAGGAGGTTTATTTCATCTCCCGGAAGGAGCCCTTCTGAAAGTATTGCTGAAGTTATCCTGTCTGCAAGAGACTGGGCTTTCTGTTCCAGGTACGCGTTTAATTCTTCCTGTGAACTTATTACTTTTCTGCTGTAAAGATTCAGAATTTCTTCTTCACTTGTATTTAGTGAAATTAAGTATGTTACCTGATAAGAAAAATCCGGATTTTCAGGAACCTGACTGCTGTATACGTCAGCACTGGCAAGGGTTCCGCTTGAAGTTACGCTGAATGTTTTTCCGCAGCTGTCAAATTCAATTATTTTTGTATTTTTAGGAATGAGGTGTTCCCACCTCCAGGTAAAGTCTCCGGTTTTTATAATCTTTTCGTATGTTCCGGAAGTTTTTGAGACCATTATTCCGCATGAATCTGCCTCAATGAAAAGCTGCAGCCATCCGAATGCAAAAACTGCTGCTGCAGCAGCCACAAATATGAATAAACTTAAAAATCTTCTCTTTGACTTCATGGAAAAATGATACTATATTTTGTAAAGATTTCCAACATCAAGAAAAGGTTTATGGAACGTAAATTTAATTCGCTTAAAAATAACAGCAGTACCTCTTTACTCTTCAGAATTACGTGCAGGTTTGTTCTGTATCTTTTTCTTCAGGCCGGGGCATTTTTCATGCTTTATGTAAGTGGAAATTTTCAGGGCTTCATGGACAGAACCCAGAATTTCTTACTTCTGCTTTGTTTCTTTAATCTTGCAGTATTATTTCTGTTTTCCGCTGCCGGATGCATTGAGTGCGTTGCACTGAGGGTGTTGAATAATCAGCGCCGTTACTGGCTGTATTTTATCTTATTTCTGCTTATTGCACTTCTTTCTATGGGACTCGTACTTTTTATAAGCGCCCTTTCGTTTATTTCAGGCGGACTTCACTGAAAGAATTAAGGGAGTATGTAAATTTAAGGATCAGGATATGGGAAAAGGAAAAATAAAAGTTCCGGAAAAACTTCATAAGGTCTGGGAAATTTTCAATCAGCATGGTTTTAAGGTTTATCTTGTGGGCGGTGCCGTAAGGGATGAGCTTTTAGGAAAAAAAAGTCATGACTGGGATCTGGCAACTGACGCAACTCCTGCACAGGTCATGAAGATTTTCAGGAAGGTTATTCCTACGGGAATAGCTCATGGAACTGTAACGATTCATATTTTCGGACTTGAACTTGAAACTACTACTTTCAGGACTGATTCTTCGTATTCTGACGGCCGTCATCCTGACAGTGTCCGTTTTACCGGTGATATAGTTGAGGACCTTTCCAGGCGCGATTTTACGATGAATGCCATAGCCTGCAGTCTTGAAGACGGTTCTTTGACGGATCCGTTCGGAGGTGAAGAGGATATAAAGAAAAAGATTATATGTACTGTAGGCAATCCGCTGGACCGGTTTGATGAGGACGGTCTCAGGCCTGTAAGGGCCGTGCGCTTTGCAGGACAGCTTGGTTTCGATATTGAAGACTGTACGCTGAAAGCCCTTTCTGATAAAAATGTCCTTAAAAAAACTGCGGGTATTTCTGTAGAAAGATTTCGTGACGAATTCATGAAAATAATGGCCAGTCCCAAACCATCTGTAAGTCTCAGACTTCTTGAAAGTACCGGCATGCTGAACCTGTTCATTCCTGAATTTCAGTCCTGCAGAAACTGTATTCAGAATGACGGACGGGGTTTTCATGAATTTGATGTGGCGGATCATATTTTTTATTCCTGTGACGGAATTCCTTCCGGCAATGTTCTGGTACGGCTTGCTGCATTTTATCATGACATCGGAAAACCTCAGTGCAGGACCGTGGAGTCTAAAGACGGAATGAATCTTTTTCATTTTCATCATCATGAGTCCGTTTCTGAGAAAATTGCCGTTTCAAGCATGACAAAATTGAAATTTTCCAATGATGAAATAAAGAAAGTCAGCCATCTTGTAAAGGAGCATATGTTTTATTATGAAAGCAGCTGGAGTGATGCTGCAGTCAGACGTTTCATCATAAGGATCGGACTTGAAAATATTGATGATCTGTTTGCCCTGCGGCTTGGAGATGTATACGGAATGCACCGTATTCCGATGGATCCCCTTTCGCCTTCATGGAAACTCCTTCTTGAGCTTAAGGAACGCATAGCCCGCATTACGGAAGAGAATAATGCCCTTTCTCTCCGGGATCTTGCTGTTTCAGGAAATGACCTGATGGATGCCGGAATTCCAAAGGGAAAGGTTCTTGGATTTATCCTGAAGGAACTTCTGGAATGCGTCATTGATTCTCCGGCAATGAATGACAGGGAAAAACTCCTGTCTTTAGCCGTCAATATTTATGATGCAAAATACAGGTGTTAACTTCATATTGTAACGAAAAATAAAAAATGATAGCGTGTACTGCAAATTATTTATGTAAAAGAAGACAATAAAGGGGATTAATATGGCAGAAAATGAAATTGAATACGAGGCAAAAGGAACTTATGAGGCAGCTCTTGAAAAGAGCCGTCAGATTGAAGAGGATATAAAGGTTAATCCGTCAAAGTATCGGGTTCTTACAGGGGACAGACCTACAGGACGTCTTCATATCGGACATTATTTCGGTTCACTTCAGAATCGTGTACGGCTCTCAAAAATGGGTGTTCCGACCATGGTTCTCATTGCAGATTATCAGGTACTTACGGATCATGATGCTTTTGATCAGATAAGTCAGAATACCAAACAGCTGGTAATTGATTATCTTGCAGCAGGAATTGAGCCTGGAGAAAATACCATTATCTACCCTCACAGTTACGTTCCTGAATGTAATCAGCTCATGCTTCCGTTCCTTACTCTTGTTTCAAATTCTGAGCTTTCCCGCAATCCTACTGTAAAGGATGAAATTACAAAGTCTGATCTTGCTGTTGTTAACGCAGGTATGTATACATATCCTATTCATCAGGCATGTGACATTCTTTTCTGCAAGGGAAATGTTGTTCCTGTTGGAAAGGATCAGCTTCCTCACCTTGAGCTTACCCGTACGATAGCACGTCGATTTAATAAAAAATTCTGTAAAAAGACTCCTCCTGTATTTCCGATGCCGTATGCCCTTCTTTCTAAGACTCCGAGCATAAAGGGACTGGATGGAAGTGCTAAAATGAGTAAGAGCCTCGGAAATGCCGTTTATCTTTCAAGTACGGCAGACGAAACTGCAGCACTTATAAAAAAAGCAAAAACTGACGGGGAACGCGTAATTACTTATGATCCTGTAAACCGTCCGGAGGTTGCAAATCTTCTCATGCTCATTTCTTTATGTAACGGACAGGAACCTGAGGCAATTGCTGCTTCAATCGGTGACGGTGGAAGCGGAAAACTTAAGAGTGTTCTTACGGAAGCCCTTAATGAAGAGCTCCGTCCTCTTCGTGAAAAGCGTGCTCAGCTTGAGAAAGAACCTGATTATATCCGTCAGGTACTTACGGAAGGTGCAGGACGCGCCCGTGAAATTGCAGTAAAAACTCTTGATGAAGTTCGTTCTGCAATGAACATGGTAATATAATAAATAAAGAATCGGGAAGCATTGTCATGAGAGCTACCAGAGCTTTAATTCATCTTGATAATTTAAGGAACAACATACTTCAGATAAAGTCCTGTGTTGCTTCTGACGTAAAAATGTGTATTGCCGTTAAAGCTGATGCTTACGGACATGGTGCTGTTGAATGTGCCAGAACTGCCTGTGAGTGCGGGGCTGATTTTCTTGCCGTTGCAACAGTTGATGAAGGCATTGAATTAAGAAATGCGGGAATAAAGGTTCCTTTGCTCATGCTTAGCCTTTGTGCGCCGGAGGAAGTAAAAAATGCCGTTGCATATGATATTACTCCTTTGGTTTTTGATGCTGAGTACGCAGGTCTGTTTTCCAAAGAATGCACGCTTCAGGGAAAAAAAGATTTTTCCGTACATCTTGCTGTGGATACGGGAATGGGAAGAATAGGCTGTCTTCCTTGTGAAGCAGCTCAGACTGCTGCCGGTATTGCTGCGCTGGATAACATTGTTCTTGGAGGAATGTGCACTCACTTTGCAGTAAGTGATTCTCTAAAAGCTTCGGACTGTGAATATACAGAACGTCAGTTTAAGCTTTTTAAGGATGCTGTTGAAAGTGTCCGTAAGGCAGGCATAGATCCGGGAATATGCCATTGCTGCAATAGTGCCGCAACCCTTAATAATCCGGAAATGCATCTTGATATGGTACGGCCCGGCATCATTGTTTACGGTTATTATGCAGATGAAATTTCTAAAGAGTTTCTTGAGGCTAAGGGAATCAGAATTGATTTAAGACCTGTAATGACTTTTGAATCAGAGGTATGTGCCGTAAGAAGTTTTAGGGCCGGAGCTTCTATTGGTTACGGATGTACATGGACGGCAGACAGAGATACCAGAATTGCTGTCATTCCGGCCGGTTATGCAGACGGAATGCTTAGAAATTTTTCTACTGCAGGAGTTAAGGTAAGTGTGAATGGAAAAAACTACCCTATCCGAGGCAGAATATGCATGGATCAGTTTATGATTGAACTGGGTAATGATACTGAAACCTGTCGCTGGGATAAGGCAGTCATCTTTGGAGACAAGGATTTCGGAGCCCTGCAGACAGCTGATGATGTAGCCCGTCTTACAGGTACGATTTCTTATGAAATAACCTGCGGTATTTCTAAGAGGGTTCCAAGGGTCTTTTTAACTTCACATACAAGATAAAAACTTCCTGTTACAAGCAGAACGGCATTCTGCCGTGCTGCATTTTTTATTGCTGCAGGAATTGCTTTTGAAAAGTCTTCCGTAAGGATAAAGTCAATTTCCTTTTTTTCAAATGCAGTGCATATTCTTGAAATGTTACAACTTTTAACATTCCCTGGCTTTGTTACTGTAACTTCTGAAAATTCTTCCTGAAAGAAATCTGTCATGTCTTCGACGTCTTTATCAGCTGCACATCCGAACAAAAGGTGACGCGGGTGTTTTGTAAAAATCGAACGCAGGGTTTCTGTTGAGAAATTGATTGAGTTTACTGTATGAGCTCCGTCGAGGATTACAGGAACATCTGCAAAAGGATTTTTAATTATTTCAAACCGTCCTGGAAGAAATGCCGCAGACAAGCCTTCGGCTGTATTTTCAGCTGTAATTTCTTTTT
Above is a window of Treponema rectale DNA encoding:
- the alr gene encoding alanine racemase; this translates as MRATRALIHLDNLRNNILQIKSCVASDVKMCIAVKADAYGHGAVECARTACECGADFLAVATVDEGIELRNAGIKVPLLMLSLCAPEEVKNAVAYDITPLVFDAEYAGLFSKECTLQGKKDFSVHLAVDTGMGRIGCLPCEAAQTAAGIAALDNIVLGGMCTHFAVSDSLKASDCEYTERQFKLFKDAVESVRKAGIDPGICHCCNSAATLNNPEMHLDMVRPGIIVYGYYADEISKEFLEAKGIRIDLRPVMTFESEVCAVRSFRAGASIGYGCTWTADRDTRIAVIPAGYADGMLRNFSTAGVKVSVNGKNYPIRGRICMDQFMIELGNDTETCRWDKAVIFGDKDFGALQTADDVARLTGTISYEITCGISKRVPRVFLTSHTR
- the trpS gene encoding tryptophan--tRNA ligase — its product is MAENEIEYEAKGTYEAALEKSRQIEEDIKVNPSKYRVLTGDRPTGRLHIGHYFGSLQNRVRLSKMGVPTMVLIADYQVLTDHDAFDQISQNTKQLVIDYLAAGIEPGENTIIYPHSYVPECNQLMLPFLTLVSNSELSRNPTVKDEITKSDLAVVNAGMYTYPIHQACDILFCKGNVVPVGKDQLPHLELTRTIARRFNKKFCKKTPPVFPMPYALLSKTPSIKGLDGSAKMSKSLGNAVYLSSTADETAALIKKAKTDGERVITYDPVNRPEVANLLMLISLCNGQEPEAIAASIGDGGSGKLKSVLTEALNEELRPLREKRAQLEKEPDYIRQVLTEGAGRAREIAVKTLDEVRSAMNMVI
- a CDS encoding CCA tRNA nucleotidyltransferase — protein: MGKGKIKVPEKLHKVWEIFNQHGFKVYLVGGAVRDELLGKKSHDWDLATDATPAQVMKIFRKVIPTGIAHGTVTIHIFGLELETTTFRTDSSYSDGRHPDSVRFTGDIVEDLSRRDFTMNAIACSLEDGSLTDPFGGEEDIKKKIICTVGNPLDRFDEDGLRPVRAVRFAGQLGFDIEDCTLKALSDKNVLKKTAGISVERFRDEFMKIMASPKPSVSLRLLESTGMLNLFIPEFQSCRNCIQNDGRGFHEFDVADHIFYSCDGIPSGNVLVRLAAFYHDIGKPQCRTVESKDGMNLFHFHHHESVSEKIAVSSMTKLKFSNDEIKKVSHLVKEHMFYYESSWSDAAVRRFIIRIGLENIDDLFALRLGDVYGMHRIPMDPLSPSWKLLLELKERIARITEENNALSLRDLAVSGNDLMDAGIPKGKVLGFILKELLECVIDSPAMNDREKLLSLAVNIYDAKYRC